In one Colletotrichum destructivum chromosome 2, complete sequence genomic region, the following are encoded:
- a CDS encoding Putative major facilitator superfamily, MFS transporter superfamily, translating into MTGAPDPEKGSPAAAKTATATPSRSSQDSPPLRPLKGVESRHSHRSRSRATSHSSTDTDPLEPLEHALTPDLEIEAEHVAREPITYMRTGTSIGSTASRPPDFEVVFEPDDPENPKNWPLWYRGWTIFVVSLSTWIIVLYSTSYTASIPGLIEEYHSTQVIATLGVTTYLLGLAAGSLIVAPMSELYGRQYVYLGCFTVSSLLIIPCALAKSLTTLIVVRFFGALFGAALIANSPGTVVDISDEEYRALAMSFYSIAPLNGPVTGPLIGGFVFQYMGWRWTNWIVLILAGVGIALMFTLRETYAPTILQRKAARMRKETDDPRWWCRYDEKVSKFHLIKLNLSRPFVLSFTEPILWFFNLWISLIYGILYLCFVAYPIVFSQYRGWGPGVSGLAFVGIGIGTILAICCEPIFRRIINAHPKDPVTGRVPPEATARVMTIGAVLTPIGQLVFSWTCLPATIHWAIPIAFGIPFGAGNTISFIYGSNYLAGSYGIYAASALAGNAVMRSMFGGTLPLAGPSMYRALTPQWAGTLCGLLELALIPIPIIFWRYGERIRARSPVIRQMREDQEKNDSKRAKQQARLERKREREAAVAETGAGAGEKSGGVLTKEKLARPRDIEKSA; encoded by the exons ATGACCGGAGCCCCCGACCCGGAAAAGGGGTCCCCCGCGGCTGCCAAGACCGCAACGGCGACCCCATCCAGATCAAGCCAAGACTCGCCGCCTCTTCGCCCGCTGAAAGGGGTCGAGTCGCGGCACAGCcaccggagccggagccgggcTACGTCCCACTCGTCCACCGACACCGACCCCCTTGAGCCCCTGGAGCACGCCCTGACCCCCGAcctcgagatcgaggccgagcaTGTCGCCAGGGAGCCCATCACCTACATGCGCACCGGCACCAGCATCGGCAGCACCGCCTCGAGGCCCCCGGATTTCGAAGTTGTCTTCGAGCCGGACGACCCCGAGAACCCCAAGAACTGGCCGCTGTGGTACCGCGGCTGGACCATCTTCGTCGTGTCGCTCTCCACCTGGATCATTGTCCTGTACAGCACGAGCTACACCGCCTCCATCCCGGGTCTCATTGAGGAGTATCACTCGACCCAGGTCATCGCCACTCTTGGCGTTACCACCtatcttctcggccttgccgccggtaGCCTGATCGTGGCGCCCATGAGTGAGCTGTACGGCCGCCAGTATGTCTATCTCGGCTGCTTCAccgtctcgtctctcttGATCATCCCCTGCGCCCTGGCCAAGTCCTTGACCACGCTCATTGTCGTCCGCTTCTTCGG CGCATTGTTCGGAGCCGCCTTGATCGCAAACAGCCCGGGCACCGTGGTCGATATCTCCGATGAAGAATATCGTGCCCTCGCCATGTCGTTCTACAGCATCGCGCCCTTGAACGGCCCCGTGACGGGTCCGCTcatcggcggcttcgtcttccagTACATGGGCTGGAGGTGGACCAACTGGATCGTTCTTATTCTCGCtggcgtcggcatcgccctcaTGTTCACCCTCCGCGAGACGTACGCGCCAACCATCCTGCAGCGCAAGGCGGCACGCATGCgcaaggagacggacgaTCCGCGCTGGTGGTGCCGCTACGACGAGAAGGTCTCCAAGTTCCACCTCATCAAGCTGAACCTCAGCCGCCCCTTCGTCCTGAGCTTCACGGAGCCTATCTTGTGGTTCTTCAACCTCTG GATCTCCCTCATCTACGGCATTCTCTATCTGTGCTTCGTCGCCTACCCGATCGTCTTCTCCCAGTACCGCGGCTGGGGACCCGGCGTCTCCGGTCTCGCCtttgtcggcatcggcatcggcaccaTCCTAGCCATCTGCTGCGAGCCCATCTTCCGCCGCATCATCAACGCGCACCCCAAGGACCCCGTCACCGGCCGTGTCCCTCCCGAGGCCACCGCCCGCGTCATgaccatcggcgccgtcctcaCGCCCATCGGCCAGCTAGTCTTCTCATGGACGTGCCTGCCCGCCACCATCCACTGGGCGATCCCCATCGCCTTCGGCATCCCCTTTGGCGCCGGGAACACGATATCCTTCATCTACGGCTCCAACTACCTGGCTGGGTCCTATGGCATCTACGCGGCCTCCGCTCTTGCAGGAAACGCCGTCATGCGGTCCATGTTCGGCGGCACGCTGCCCCTCGCGGGGCCCTCCATGTACAGAGCCCTGACGCCCCAGTGGGCCGGCACGCTCTGCGGCCTGCTCGAGCTCGCGCTCATCCCCATTCCCATCATCTTCTGGCGGTACGGCGAGAGGATTCGCGCCAGGAGCCCCGTCATCAGACAGATGAGAGAGGACCAGGAGAAGAACGACAGCAAACGCGCCAAACAACAGGCGCGTcttgagaggaagagagagagagaagccgCTGTCGCTGAGactggcgccggcgccggcgagaagTCGGGCGGCGTGCTGACGAAGGAGAAACTGGCCAGGCCAAGGGACATTGAGAAGAGCGCCTGA